A DNA window from Helianthus annuus cultivar XRQ/B chromosome 15, HanXRQr2.0-SUNRISE, whole genome shotgun sequence contains the following coding sequences:
- the LOC110914228 gene encoding uncharacterized protein LOC110914228 encodes MPKRSKLESSSFGKQPCTTNNSSGVISRIPFSDITNVRNPDTNKEAKERRRQRKIYLDSRKNQSLRRHSNALKNVSSAYMCFIFNDSLQVFIPNLTQDESKERRKLRKLYIDGKRYGTQKGTSQSIHVIASTSGSSSIPHDMVNVTTEASIGYGVFDPRLLQNHCKERRRLRKLYLDSNLSCLTNNMTTPINIRRFSLSSNITNSSNTPTILQSSSLQRMSPGKRKLLSKPRVTTPIPMIDLTTEETTDDAIYKGVSTDYFDHGDQCITCEVCNAKLWDAEKGRGRKEKGRICYFLCCGYGKVELPDYKDAVPSYKKLFTYKDKESKHFLNNIRRYNSMFAFTSMGGKVDHTVNRDSENQLVKAYRMVRDCFHENPDLNLKLRLIGIREKDGRTYNLPTCCEVAALIVWDIANTINNRDIVIETQTGTLKRISELHPSYLALQYPILFPYGDDGYRIDIPHRGVVDVINKKRPNCTMREFFAYRVQDRINQFSLILNSRRLFQQFLVDAYTMIESERLNYIRLQQKNLRSGSYESLCELRNKGQQDISKVGKRIFLPSSFTGGARYMMQNYLDAMAICKWFGYPDFFITITCNPKWPEVKRFLRDTNLKPEDRPDILTRLFKIKLDSICKDFKERHLFGKVAAVVYTIEFQKRGLPHAHLCLFLENESKLPMVDHVDPFITAEIPDEDEDAELYALVKDYMIHGPCGNANLSCPCMVDNKCSKGFPKNFQDHTTLDSNGFPIYKRRDNGAYVVKNGIDLDNRSVVPYNKKLLKRYQAHINVEWCNQAGSIKYLFKYINKGPDRATVAVVQHDNNNEQLEQDEVKEYYDCRYISACEASWRIFAYDVHYRTPSVMRLPFHLPGKQHVVFGPDEDINQVLNKPFVKASMFLSWMERNKDPNDTLARTLTYVQFPSWYVWKLDKRCWEPRQRHKSIGRIHAVSPSLGEAYYLRILLNKVKGPKSFDDIKTVDGKVYDTFRDACYALGLLDDDAEYIEAIKEANETGSPSYLRNLFATLLLTNTLSRPEVVWESTWRYMTDDFIYRLRKYHRLTALSIPDHQLKNYVLSEVEKFLARNNSSLKRFETMSYPDTASMSDSDNRLINEERIYDQTNLQVEFNNQLNLLTEEQRSVFQQIINAIEGNKGGVFFVYGYGGTGKTFLWKTLSAAIRSKGQIVLNVASSGIASLLLSGGRTAHSRFRIPLNLTEDSVCHIKPNGDVARLLHETNLIIWDEAPMVHKHAFEALDRTMNDIFNIETSNRSNIRFGGKVIVLGGDFRQILPVVPNGGRQEIVNASISSSYLWNTCKLLRLTKNMRLTVGSSASDAEEIKQFAKWLLDIGEGNVGGPNDGEASIEIPSDLLITDTSDPISTLIDFVYPSILENFNNQNYFSERAIFAPKNEVVHEINDRLLSLFPGEEREYLSSDSLCQSENPNATQQKLYSPDVLNGLKVSGLPNHRLALKVGVPVMLLRNIDQQNGLCNGTRLQIKKMYNRVIEAEIISGGNIGTRTYIPRISLIPSDKKIPFEFQRRQFPLAVCFAMTINKSQGQSLSRVFLYLKQPVFTHGQLYVALSRVKTRQGVKLLILDNDGKPTNKTTNVVYKEVFHDL; translated from the exons CTTATatgtgttttatatttaatgATTCTCTGCAAGTTTTCATCCCTAATCTTACTCAAGATGAGAGTAAGGAGAGGCGTAAACTTAGAAAATTATACATCGATGGTAAACGTTATGGAACGCAAAAAGGTACATCACAATCTATACATGTTATAGCATCTACCTCTGGTTCTTCATCCATTCCGCATGACATGGTCAATGTTACAACAGAGGCGTCCATTGGATATGGAG TTTTTGACCCGAGACTTCTTCAAAATCACTGCAAAGAGAGACGGAGGTTAAGGAAGTTATATTTAGACA GTAATCTTAGTTGTCTTACAAACAACATGACTACACCAATAAACATTCGTCGTTTTTCTCTATCTTCAAACATCACAAATTCTAGCAACACAcctactattctacaaagttctTCTTTACAGAGGATGTCGCCGGGAAAACGTAAGTTATTAAGTAAACCACGAGTTACAACTCCTATACCAATGATCGACTTGACGACAGAGGAAACTACAGATGATGCAATTTACAAAGGAGTTTCAACAG ATTATTTTGATCATGGTGACCAATGTATTACTTGTGAAGTATGCAATGCTAAATTATGGGATGCTGAAAAAGGAAGGGGAAGAAAAGAGAAAGGAAGAATATGCTATTTCTTATGTTGTGGTTATGGCAAAGTAGAGCTACCAGATTATAAAGATGCTGTTCCAAGTTATAAGAAACTTTTTACGTATAAGGATAAAGAAAGCAAACATTTTTTGAATAATATTCGACGGTATAACTCCATGTTTGCTTTCACGTCAATGGGTGGTAAGGTTGATCACACTGTCAACAGAG ATTCAGAAAACCAGTTGGTAAAAGCTTATAGGATGGTTAGAGACTGTTTTCATGAAAACCCTGATCTTAATCTGAAGCTTCGTCTAATTGGTATTAGAGAAAAGGATGGACGAACGTATAATTTACCAACTTGTTGTGAAGTTGCTGCTCTAATTGTGTGGGATATTGCAAACACAATCAACAATAGAGATATAGTTATTGAAACGCAGACAGGTACTTTGAAAAGAATTAGTGAATTGCATCCTTCATACCTTGCACTTCAATATCCTATTTTATTCCCTTATGGAGATGATGGTTACAGAATTGACATCCCTCATCGAGGTGTCGTAGACGTAATCAATAAGAAACGTCCAAATTGTACAATGAGAGAGTTTTTTGCATATCGTGTGCAAGACAGAATTAATCAGTTTTCATTGATTCTAAATTCAAGGAGACTCTTTCAACAATTCTTGGTTGATGCGTATACTATGATTGAGAGCGAAAGGCTTAACTACATACGACTTCAACAAAAGAATCTAAGGTCAGGTAGCTATGAAAGTCTATGTGAATTAAGAAATAAGGGCCAGCAAGACATATCTAAGGTTGGAAAACGAATCTTTTTGCCCTCTTCGTTTACTGGTGGCGCTAGATATATGATGCAAAATTATTTAGATGCCATGGCTATCTGTAAGTGGTTTGGTTATCCGGATTTTTTTATAACCATCACGTGCAATCCAAAGTGGCCTGAGGTAAAAAGGTTTCTTAGAGACACAAATCTTAAACCTGAAGATAGGCCTGATATACTGACGAgattgtttaaaataaagttggaTTCAATTTGCAAAGATTTTAAAGAACGCCATCTATTTGGAAAAGTTGCAGCAG TTGTTTACACAATCGAGTTTCAAAAGAGAGGATTGCCTCATGCCCACCTATGCTTATTCTTAGAAAATGAATCCAAACTTCCAATGGTAGACCATGTTGATCCATTTATAACTGCAGAAAtccctgatgaagatgaagatgcagAATTATATGCGCTTGTGAAAGACTATATGATTCATGGTCCATGTGGTAACGCTAATTTAAGTTGTCCATGTATGGTTGACAATAAGTGTTCGAAGGGTTTTCCAAAGAATTTTCAAGATCATACTACACTGGATTCAAATGGATTCCCAATATACAAAAGAAGAGATAATGGTGCTTATGTAGTAAAAAATGGAATCGACTTAGACAACAGAAGTGTTGTGCCATACAACAAAAAACTTTTGAAACGCTACCAGGCACATATAAATGTTGAGTGGTGCAATCAAGCCGGATCaattaaatatttgtttaaatatataaataaaggcCCTGATAGAGCAACCGTTGCTGTTGTCCAACATGATAATAACAATGAACAACTAGAACAAGACGAGGTCAAAGAATATTATGATTGTAGGTATATATCGGCTTGTGAGGCATCTTGGAGGATCTTCGCCTATGATGTGCATTACAGGACTCCTTCTGTTATGAGGCTGCCTTTCCATCTTCCCGGAAAACAACATGTTGTTTTTGGACCCGACGAGGATATTAATCAAGTCCTTAACAAACCATTTGTCAAAGCTTCAATGTTTCTTTCCTGGATGGAACGTAACAAAGACCCGAATGACACATTGGCCCGTACACTTACATATGTTCAGTTTCCAAGTTGGTATGTATGGAAGCTTGATAAACGTTGTTGGGAACCTAGACAAAGACATAAGTCAATTGGGAGAATTCACGCTGTAAGTCCGTCTCTTGGGGAAGCATATTATTTAAGAATTCTTCTTAACAAAGTGAAAGGACCAAAATCTTTTGATGATATTAAAACAGTTGATGGTAAGGTATATGATACATTTAGAGATGCATGTTATGCACTCGGTCTTTTGGACGATGACGCAGAATACATTGAGGCAATCAAGGAAGCAAATGAAACAGGATCCCCTTCGTATCTTCGTAATTTATTTGCTACTTTGCTATTAACAAATACGTTGTCCAGACCTGAGGTTGTATGGGAAAGCACATGGAGATACATGACAGACGACTTTATCTACAGACTTAGAAAATATCATCGTCTTACAG CTTTATCAATTCCAGATCACCAGCTTAAAAACTACGTTTTGAGtgaagttgaaaaattcttaGCCAGAAACAACTCATCACTCAAAAGATTTGAGACAATGTCGTACCCAGATACTGCGTCTATGTCTGATTCAGacaatcgtttgattaacgaGGAGCGTATCTACGACCAAACGAATCTTCAAGTTGAATTTAATAATCAACTTAATTTGCTAACTGAGGAGCAACGGTCAGTTTTCCAACAAATAATCAACGCAATTGAGGGTAACAAAGGTGGGGTTTTTTTTGTGTACGGCTATGGTGGGACCGGCAAGACCTTCTTATGGAAGACATTATCTGCGGCAATCAGATCAAAAGGTCAAATTGTATTAAACGTTGCTTCAAGTGGCATCGCGTCGTTGTTATTGTCTGGTGGCAGGACCGCGCATTCCAGGTTTCGTATTCCATTGAATCTTACAGAGGATTCAGTTTGTCATATAAAACCTAATGGAGATGTTGCTAGACTACTACACGAAACAAACTTGATTATATGGGATGAAGCGCCTATGGTCCATAAGCATGCATTCGAAGCGTTGGATAGAACAATGAACGACATTTTCAATATCGAAACTTCAAACAGATCAAACATCCGCTTTGGAGGGAAGGTTATTGTTTTAGGAGGCGATTTTAGACAGATCCTTCCTGTTGTTCCAAATGGTGGAAGACAAGAGATTGTGAATGCCTCAATAAGTTCGTCTTATCTGTGGAATACATGTAAGTTGCTGAGATTAACAAAAAACATGAGGTTAACAGTTGGAAGTTCAGCATCGGACGCTGAAGAAATAAAACAATTTGCCAAATGGCTTTTGGATATAGGTGAGGGAAATGTTGGTggtccaaatgatggagaagcGTCAATTGAAATACCAAGCGACCTTCTAATCACTGATACATCGGATCCCATTTCAACTTTAATTGATTTTGTGTATCCTTCAATTCTCGAAAACTTCAACAATCAGAATTATTTCAGTGAGAGGGCTATATTTGCACCTAAGAACGAGGTTGTGCATGAAATTAATGATCGGTTGTTGTCACTATTCCCAGGCGAAGAACGAGAGTATCTTAGTTCAGACAGTCTTTGTCAGTCTGAAAATCCAAACGCTACACAACAAAAACTATACTCTCCTGATGTGCTTAACGGTCTTAAAGTATCCGGCTTACCTAATCATAGGCTAGCACTAAAAGTAGGCGTGCCGGTGATGCTATTACGTAACATTGACCAACAAAATGGGCTTTGCAATGGTACACGACTACAAATCAAAAAAATGTATAACCGTGTAATAGAAGCCGAGATAATATCCGGAGGGAACATAGGCACTCGCACTTATATACCAAGGATTAGTTTGATACCTTCTGATAAAAAAATTCCTTTTGAATTTCAAAGGAGACAATTTCCGTTGGCTGTTTGTTTCGCAATGACTATTAACAAGAGTCAGGGACAATCACTGTCTAGAGTTTTTCTGTATCTGAAACAACCAGTTTTCACCCATGGTCAGCTGTATGTTGCTTTATCAAGAGTTAAAACCAGACAAGGAGTTAAACTTCTGATTTTGGACAATGACGGCAAACCTACTAATAAAACGACAAATGTAGTTTACAAAGAAGTATTTCATGACTTGTGA
- the LOC118487531 gene encoding secreted RxLR effector protein 161-like: MRCTRPDLAYVVSRLSRYTSNPSTDHWKAITRVLRYVRYTRDYGLQYTRDPAVIEGYTGANWTSDIKDHRSTSSYVFTLAGAAIAWKSSKQTVIARSKMESEFVALDKSGEESEWLRQFVEDIPRWPKPLAAIAYIVTINRRLFESKLNVQWQINSHST, translated from the coding sequence atgagatgtactagacccgacttagcATATGTTGTGagcaggctaagtagatacactaGTAATCCAAGTACGgatcattggaaagctatcacAAGGGTGCTCAGATACGTAAGATACACAAGAGACTATGGATTGCAATATACCCGTgatccagcagtgatcgaaggatacactggtGCGAACTGGACATCGGATATAAAAGATCATAGATCCACAAGTAGTTATGTGTTTACACTTGCGGGAGCGGCTATAGCTTGGAAGTCTTCCAAGCAAACGGTTATTGCTAGATCCAAGATGGAATCCGAGTTCGTCGCTTTGGATAAAAGCGGGGAAGAGTCGGAGTGGTTACGTCAAtttgtggaagatattccaagatggccaaagcctttgGCGGCGATTGCATACATTGTGACAATCAATCGGCGATTGTTCGAGTCAAAGCTcaatgtacaatggcagatcaattCACATTCGACGTAG